The Rhizobium viscosum genomic sequence AAAGGCTTCCCGCCCTCAAGAGAAACGATACCGACCTGTATCGCTGTTAATGGAATAATACAGACCTGTATCGTTTCCAAATCACGAAAGCGCGATCGTCACTGCAGAGGAAATGTGAGTTCAACCTCCAGGAAGATGCGTTTAAAGGAATTTTTCGGTGCGCATTGCTAATGGTTGCTGGAACACCTAACTGTCGCTACAGATCAGTTTTCTTTAGGAGTGAAAATGCGGCGATCAGAGATCAGGGACCATCTTCTCGAAACGGCCCTCCGTCTGTTCAACGAGAAAGGGTACCAGGCAACAGGCGTTGATTTGATTATCGCGGAAAGCGGCATCGCGAAAACGACGTTGTATCGGCACTTCGAAACTAAGGAGGACCTGATCGTCGCCGCGCTGGAGCGGCGCGACGAGGAGGATCGCCGTCAAATGCGCGAGTTTGTGGAAAAGCGTGCAAGTGATCCGGTAGAGCGGATTTTGCTGACGTTCGATTTTCTACAACTCTGGTTCAAGGACAAGGACTTCAGAGGCTGCAGCTTTATGGCTGCTGCGGGAGAACACAAGGATATCGTCGATCCCGTGTTTCGTGCCGCCAGCATGCACAAGCGTCTGGCGCTCGCCTACTTCGAAGAACTTGCTCATGCTGCACGGTTCCATGATCCAAGGCGCGTGGCGGACGAAATCAATATTCTCCATGAGGGAGCGACGGCCGTGGCTCAAGTGGTTCGCTCAGCGGAGCCCGGCCGCCAGGCGAAACGGATGGCGACGGCTATTCTCGCAACGATGGAACGCGACTAGTCGGGAACCGATACGCTATATCCGCCAGATTTTAGCAGGTATGTCCGCGCCTTGAATTCTGCGCGAGAGGCCATTGGTCTTGTTATCATTGACATGCCGGCTGATCGACCGCTCAGGCGGAGGTTGGAAATAAGGCTGACGTCGTCGGCTTCAGACGCTTCCGACTGCCTCCTTGGCAAAATGAGCCAACCAGACTTTTGTTCGATGCTTGTCCCGTTCCGCATAATCGCGGACGGCCTGTTCCAGGTCGCCGGAGCCCGTCGGGTCGTTGTCAACACCGATCTCGGCGAGCCGCATCGTGTACCATGCGGTCACCCCACCCTCCGGCGCATTCGGAAACCTGGGAAAGGACGGCTCCGATTTCTGGTCTTCTTTCCAAAGATTGGGAAGAGAAGGCTCAAGGGCGAGTGCGCGCGCAAGACCCACGATGTCAACCGCACCGCATGCCACGGCGTCTTCAGCCTGTCCGCGTGTCTTGAAACCGCCCGTCAACATAAGAGGCTTGGCTGTGACGGCGCGTGCGCGTTTCGCGAATTCGAGGAAGTAGGGGCCGCGGCCCGCCCTATCGGAGGCTGATTTTGCGCCGGGAAAGTAAGTCCCGCCGCTGATGTCGATCAGGTCGATCGAAGTTCGGTCCAGCGCTGCCACCACTTGGAGCGCGTCATCCTCGTCGAACCCTCCTACGAGTTCGTCTGTGGAATTCAGCTTTACGGCGATCGGGAAAGTCGGTCCGACAGCGAGGCGGGTTGCTTCGACAGCTTCCAGCAGAATCCGCATACGATTGGCGATCTCCCCTCCGTAATCATCACGGCGCCTGTTGAACAGTGGCGAAAGAAACTGGCTAAGCAGAAATCCATGTGCCGCATGAATCTGCACGCCGCCAAACCCGGCCTGCTGCGCCAACCGGGCTGTCGTTGCAAATTGCGAGGGCAGTTGGCGCAGTTCCTCTGATGTGATTTCCGCACAACGCAGACCTTGCAAGTCGAAAGCACTGGGACCCTTCGGGATGCTTGTCGGTGCATAGGCAAGGGCTCCGGCATGGCCGAGTTGCAGCCAAAGC encodes the following:
- a CDS encoding TetR/AcrR family transcriptional regulator, with amino-acid sequence MRRSEIRDHLLETALRLFNEKGYQATGVDLIIAESGIAKTTLYRHFETKEDLIVAALERRDEEDRRQMREFVEKRASDPVERILLTFDFLQLWFKDKDFRGCSFMAAAGEHKDIVDPVFRAASMHKRLALAYFEELAHAARFHDPRRVADEINILHEGATAVAQVVRSAEPGRQAKRMATAILATMERD
- a CDS encoding NADH:flavin oxidoreductase/NADH oxidase family protein, with the protein product MKALKQSRGPLFVPLQLPCGLTLGSRIAKSAMSDSLGDGTGHPTAAQMRLYQRWAEGGLAVSIIGEVQLTSGYAENPGNLVLNEASDLERFKKLALHGSENGTGLWLQLGHAGALAYAPTSIPKGPSAFDLQGLRCAEITSEELRQLPSQFATTARLAQQAGFGGVQIHAAHGFLLSQFLSPLFNRRRDDYGGEIANRMRILLEAVEATRLAVGPTFPIAVKLNSTDELVGGFDEDDALQVVAALDRTSIDLIDISGGTYFPGAKSASDRAGRGPYFLEFAKRARAVTAKPLMLTGGFKTRGQAEDAVACGAVDIVGLARALALEPSLPNLWKEDQKSEPSFPRFPNAPEGGVTAWYTMRLAEIGVDNDPTGSGDLEQAVRDYAERDKHRTKVWLAHFAKEAVGSV